A genome region from Thermococcus onnurineus NA1 includes the following:
- a CDS encoding ribonuclease P protein component 4, whose translation MSKKKFIRQREQREKKRIARERVNILFTLAERVFPYEPELANRYVEIALAVQQKAKIRMPKKWKRRYCKKCHSFLVPGVNARVRLRRKRMPHVVVKCLNCGHIMRYPYLKEQKEKRRKNTEKRKLLMVVPNVKQ comes from the coding sequence ATGTCAAAAAAGAAGTTCATACGCCAGAGAGAGCAGCGGGAGAAGAAGAGAATAGCGAGGGAGAGAGTCAACATTCTCTTCACACTCGCCGAGCGCGTCTTTCCCTACGAGCCTGAATTAGCCAACCGCTACGTCGAAATAGCCCTGGCCGTCCAGCAGAAGGCCAAGATAAGGATGCCAAAGAAATGGAAGAGACGCTACTGCAAGAAATGCCATTCCTTCCTCGTTCCCGGCGTCAACGCTCGTGTGAGACTGAGGAGGAAAAGGATGCCTCACGTTGTGGTTAAATGCCTCAACTGCGGGCACATCATGAGGTATCCCTACCTGAAGGAGCAGAAGGAAAAACGAAGGAAAAATACCGAGAAAAGGAAA